The genomic interval GACGAACTTTTTGCCCTTGAAGTCGGCGACGGACTTGATCCCGGCGTCCTTGCGGACGATCCAGTGCATCACGTTGGGATAGAGGGTGAACATGCCCCGCATCTCCTTGTAGGGAGGCTTGCCCTCGTAGGTTCCCTTGCCGTTGAAGGCATAGTAGCAGATGCCGTTCTGGCCGATGGCGATCTGGACTTCCTCGTTCCTCATCAGTTCCACGTTCTGGGGGGTGCCCGCCGTGGACTGTGCGGAGGCCCTGATGACTTCCTTGATGTTCTTGGACCAGATCTGGGCCATGGCGTTGCCGATGGGATAATAGGCTCCGCCCGTTGTGGCGGTGGCGATGTTGAGCCGGTAGGACTTGGCCTCGGCGCCGACGATCATGGGACCTGCGGCAAAAACAAGCGCGAGAACGACCACTGCTGCGATGATGCTTTTCCTCACATTCATTCCCTCCTTTTGTGTCTGGAAATCCTAACGGACTTTCCGAACCTTCCTGGTCGCGATGACCTCCGTATCGCACCCCGCCGGGGACGGAAGAACGACATCCCCTATCTCCACCGGGGCTTCCACTGACACCTTCCGGATCTCCTCCATCACCTCCCGTATTTTTGCCAGGGGTATGGGGCGGCTTGTCCGGACGCTGGCCAGGGGGAAATCACCCCGCTGCACCGGCACGCTGGACGCGATGGTGCGCATGGGGTTTTCCACCTCCTGGCGGGCCCACAGTTCACCCCGCTTGCACACGTTTCCCTGAACCCTCGTAACGACGGGAGTCTCGTCGTTGTCAACATCCACAACTATGCTGCAGCCGTTGGGGCAGACCACGCAGGTAAATTCTCTCGTGCTCATTCAACCGTCACCTCCAGGGAGGAACAGCCCGAAACAGTTTCCTTCTTCAGGTCGATCCGGATCATCTCCGCCGGGTGAAGCCTCATTTCCCGCTTTCTGGCGATCTCCCTGCCTTCGTCCTTTACCACCACGCACCGGTCCCTCCACGGCGCGGAAACCCGGAGGGACAGGGTCACGTCCCTTTCTCCCGACACGGACTGGGGAAGGGTGTACCGGACACCGCTCCCCGGTTTCACCCCGATGGGGCTCGGCAGGGCGCAGCTTCCCTCCCTGACGAAACAGGCGGCGTATTTTCCCGCTTCCGCCGCTTCCACGGAGACCCAGTCCACGAGGTCATGAACGTGGAGGACGTTGCCGCAGGCGAAAATACCCGGAACGGACGTCATGAAGGAATCGTCCACCACCGCCCCGCCGGTCACGGGATCCATTTCCACACCGGCATCCCGGGTCAGCTCGTTTTCAGGGATAAGACCCACGGACAGCAGCAGGGTGTCGCAGGGAATATACCGCTCCGTCTCGGGAATGGGGGACCGGTCTTCGCCCACCTGGGCGACCCTGATGCCTTCAAGGCGCCCCTTGCCCACGA from Aminivibrio sp. carries:
- a CDS encoding DUF1667 domain-containing protein, encoding MSTREFTCVVCPNGCSIVVDVDNDETPVVTRVQGNVCKRGELWARQEVENPMRTIASSVPVQRGDFPLASVRTSRPIPLAKIREVMEEIRKVSVEAPVEIGDVVLPSPAGCDTEVIATRKVRKVR